A window from Enterocloster bolteae encodes these proteins:
- a CDS encoding cell wall hydrolase: MKKFVGVNLSFIVILSFTIHAMTVFGLDGADVNGQYGKMVTGIRVPETICSIAKGELQKKREKPAGNKGSPQNRWGIQLDEIELDMIARITMLEAGAEPDRGQQAVVEVILNRMYSDQFPDTVYEVLSQKDNGCSQFVTWKNRNMDAAKPSERVKRNVKAVLDGETQILPFKTMYFSLEKENGHIQCVIGNHVFCNQT; encoded by the coding sequence ATGAAAAAGTTTGTGGGAGTCAATCTGTCTTTCATAGTGATTTTGTCATTCACAATTCATGCTATGACGGTGTTTGGGCTGGACGGGGCGGATGTGAATGGCCAATATGGGAAAATGGTGACCGGGATCCGTGTTCCGGAGACAATTTGCTCTATAGCAAAAGGAGAATTACAAAAGAAAAGAGAGAAACCTGCGGGAAACAAAGGAAGCCCACAAAACAGGTGGGGAATACAGCTTGATGAGATAGAGCTGGACATGATTGCAAGAATCACCATGCTGGAGGCAGGCGCGGAACCGGACAGGGGACAGCAGGCTGTAGTGGAGGTAATTCTGAACCGGATGTATTCCGACCAGTTTCCTGATACGGTTTATGAGGTGCTCAGCCAGAAAGACAATGGGTGCAGTCAGTTCGTCACATGGAAGAACAGGAATATGGACGCTGCGAAACCTTCGGAGCGTGTGAAACGGAATGTAAAAGCAGTGTTGGATGGGGAAACACAGATTCTGCCTTTTAAGACCATGTATTTTTCCCTGGAAAAGGAAAATGGACATATACAGTGCGTGATTGGAAACCATGTATTCTGTAATCAGACTTAA
- a CDS encoding formyltransferase family protein, whose product MKIVYFGSDVFLDVFEYLHLNHEILALYTYHMEEDYFNEHNVVQLAHMSGIPVCYGQITEDEMLSYMEKEGCELFFVAEYSHKIPVPDDSRFYGVNIHSSLLPEGRSYYPVECAMERGLGRSGVTMHKIAKSLDRGDILAQRKYDIQPGNDSVDIYLKSGRQALSMVKELMEDFDRVWSNARPQKEKLPYWNRPKKEALALNHSMTVEEARGVYRCFNKMTTVCIDGRSCYVDGFAAGSVLLGQDDSHNLFVRENRVLYGVADGHLRLDLVPVWEE is encoded by the coding sequence GTGAAAATAGTATATTTTGGGTCAGATGTGTTTTTGGACGTTTTTGAATACCTGCATCTGAACCATGAAATTCTGGCGTTATATACATACCACATGGAGGAGGACTATTTTAATGAGCATAATGTAGTCCAGCTTGCCCACATGTCAGGCATACCTGTCTGTTATGGACAGATCACAGAAGATGAGATGCTCTCCTATATGGAAAAGGAGGGCTGTGAATTGTTTTTTGTGGCGGAATACAGCCACAAAATTCCTGTGCCGGATGACAGCCGGTTTTACGGCGTCAACATTCACAGCTCCTTGCTTCCTGAGGGGCGCAGCTACTATCCCGTTGAGTGTGCCATGGAGCGCGGGCTGGGGAGAAGCGGCGTGACCATGCATAAGATTGCAAAGTCCCTGGACCGGGGGGACATCCTGGCCCAAAGGAAGTATGACATACAGCCGGGTAATGACAGCGTGGATATTTATTTAAAGAGCGGGCGCCAGGCCCTTTCCATGGTAAAAGAGCTGATGGAGGATTTTGACAGGGTATGGTCAAATGCCAGGCCCCAGAAGGAGAAGCTTCCCTACTGGAACCGTCCCAAGAAGGAGGCGCTGGCCCTGAATCACAGCATGACGGTGGAGGAAGCCCGAGGGGTGTACCGGTGCTTCAATAAGATGACTACGGTGTGCATAGACGGACGTTCCTGCTATGTGGATGGATTTGCGGCAGGAAGCGTGCTTCTGGGGCAGGATGACAGCCATAATCTGTTTGTCCGTGAAAACAGGGTGCTGTACGGCGTGGCTGACGGGCATCTGCGTCTGGACCTGGTGCCGGTGTGGGAGGAATAG
- a CDS encoding N-acetylmuramoyl-L-alanine amidase family protein gives MKDQTSDNIHSLEILGGTFSESDWHYLRNMVSLQTFIMSDSVEKEKIADMPDVSSGSIFPKTICSVELGQAARIGQNAFNACGQLHELTVPESVTSIGSNALGTGSRLVVSLPRNTGVPEGIANSITGSGSVIIRTDQLELGRALYDVCKSEYPRIKVTFSSDLSHELEPVETENGVLSFRLSASADNYDVHGIKDGKNVQTTYSNNGYYLGVCAGKEPTKFSDCTSIKNLEREPVFVELKSGEILAAGISADFVSDGKYLKVTHTLVNVSDKTMERVCIGVNADIQIGSNDAASIYRTGTGFRMEDPGSQQQFSLACKKAPGADDISTMWFGYYSDRQSNQFNDTSADDLIGSDSGLAFSWKDMELSPGERITRSVLFSVGEIADPPVLSKDPFSFTLEAEGKKSIKVDARVTDKAGRTDSIYYTIKKDGQPQQEERNLASVLADGSEKTITGVIGEAEFPDDGTYIVNVWIMNDAGAISEAVTREIVVENGQITAGIDGAAPIVDVTVTLSAPSDLVYSGEEKAASAVSAGADLTEEDYTVNYTRTTDSGQSVPVGHAPVSAGSYTAVFALTESGAQKYELTEDSVTAISYIIKPKPVSITVSGRKVYQSDPIGDSGFIVTWPGDEGLTDAVKASIRSALIVSSEGNAKEAPAGSYDIRITQIQVNGDADNYQVMPEVIPGGFLVESVHNPVLSLSAPKDITPNSAMLEGIILLGNVPLKEVTVSYKKAGTEDGYQIVNHELSQDSDMEIVSVKAALAGLDPETDYQVKMQISYEENGGGGIKTHEQLVRFRTAALNGPLGEISGTVTDNSGMADTLIYVTLERGNTVQAGAGPLQSPGQFKFEGLPDGFYNLVANNGYYRVTQIVEIKSGNSVAGIQMSIGKTQSIIEIATEDTPEVVAGGLNELFHSELYTQSDADVVRDGGTVEFKLRVENKPRNEVAQDAERIAQEMAPGGQVGMYLDLQVLKTVKNAAGVTAGDHETPVPDLKGKKLTIVIPLPEEIRNRAPYFVYKVHGGTVSAVDNTYQEEHHTLTIRADEFSTYAIAYTQETEETAGAVQAEHDSGTVREGRWMQNDTGWWYAYSNGTWPSARWAYLYYNGRYDWYYFDPKGYMKDGWIEIGGKWYYLHKLYDGRRGYMYTGLRQIDGKIYFFGSDGVMFSGGWKNVNGHWWYFNADGSMAVNAVVGGCKVNQDGIIIN, from the coding sequence TTGAAGGATCAGACTTCTGACAATATTCATTCCCTGGAGATTCTGGGAGGTACTTTTTCGGAAAGTGATTGGCATTATCTGCGGAATATGGTATCACTCCAGACATTTATTATGAGTGATTCAGTAGAAAAAGAAAAGATAGCAGATATGCCGGACGTTTCGTCTGGTTCCATCTTTCCGAAGACCATTTGTTCTGTGGAATTGGGTCAGGCAGCACGTATAGGTCAAAATGCATTTAACGCATGTGGACAGTTACATGAATTAACCGTGCCGGAGAGTGTAACCTCTATTGGGAGCAATGCACTGGGGACCGGCAGCAGGCTGGTGGTTTCTCTGCCCCGGAATACAGGGGTTCCTGAGGGGATTGCAAATAGTATCACAGGATCCGGTTCTGTTATTATCAGAACGGATCAATTGGAACTGGGCAGAGCGTTGTATGATGTATGCAAGAGTGAGTATCCCCGTATCAAAGTCACATTTTCTTCAGACCTGAGCCATGAGCTGGAACCTGTGGAGACAGAGAATGGTGTTCTATCATTCCGGCTTTCTGCATCAGCAGACAATTACGATGTACATGGAATAAAAGATGGTAAGAATGTACAAACCACCTACAGTAACAACGGATATTACCTGGGGGTCTGCGCAGGTAAGGAACCTACAAAATTTTCGGACTGCACGTCCATTAAAAATTTGGAACGTGAACCGGTTTTTGTTGAGCTGAAATCAGGAGAGATATTGGCAGCAGGGATTTCCGCTGATTTTGTGAGCGACGGAAAATATCTGAAGGTGACTCATACCCTGGTAAATGTATCAGATAAGACTATGGAACGGGTATGTATTGGGGTAAATGCAGATATTCAGATTGGAAGCAATGACGCAGCATCTATTTACAGAACCGGAACGGGATTTAGGATGGAGGATCCAGGCAGTCAGCAGCAGTTTTCACTGGCATGTAAAAAGGCGCCGGGGGCGGATGATATATCTACCATGTGGTTTGGATACTATAGCGACAGACAGAGTAATCAATTTAACGATACCAGTGCAGACGATCTAATCGGAAGTGACAGCGGCCTGGCCTTCTCATGGAAAGATATGGAGCTCTCCCCGGGCGAACGTATTACGCGTTCTGTTCTTTTCTCAGTTGGGGAAATTGCGGACCCGCCTGTACTTTCAAAAGACCCGTTCAGCTTTACGCTGGAGGCAGAAGGAAAAAAGAGCATTAAGGTAGATGCCAGGGTTACGGATAAAGCAGGGCGGACTGATTCCATTTACTATACCATTAAAAAGGACGGGCAGCCCCAGCAGGAGGAGAGGAATCTGGCCAGTGTACTGGCTGACGGCAGCGAGAAGACCATCACAGGGGTGATTGGGGAAGCCGAGTTCCCGGATGACGGTACCTACATTGTTAATGTATGGATTATGAATGACGCGGGCGCTATCAGCGAGGCTGTAACAAGAGAAATAGTCGTTGAAAACGGACAGATTACAGCGGGTATCGACGGTGCTGCGCCGATAGTGGATGTAACGGTTACCCTGTCAGCGCCTTCTGACCTGGTCTATTCAGGGGAGGAAAAGGCAGCTTCTGCTGTTTCTGCTGGGGCGGACCTGACGGAAGAAGATTACACCGTAAATTATACCCGGACCACAGACAGCGGGCAGTCCGTACCGGTCGGCCATGCGCCTGTCAGCGCAGGCTCTTATACTGCCGTATTCGCGCTTACGGAGAGCGGTGCGCAAAAATATGAGCTGACGGAGGATTCTGTCACTGCCATATCTTATATCATCAAACCTAAGCCGGTTTCCATAACAGTATCAGGGCGCAAAGTATATCAGTCGGATCCCATTGGCGACAGCGGCTTTATAGTTACATGGCCGGGAGATGAAGGCCTTACAGATGCTGTAAAAGCATCCATCAGGTCAGCGCTTATTGTTTCCAGCGAGGGCAATGCAAAGGAGGCCCCGGCGGGAAGCTATGATATAAGAATCACGCAGATTCAGGTCAATGGAGATGCGGACAATTACCAGGTAATGCCGGAAGTCATACCAGGCGGATTTTTAGTGGAGTCAGTACACAATCCTGTACTCAGCCTGTCAGCGCCCAAGGATATCACCCCAAACAGCGCCATGCTGGAGGGAATCATCTTACTGGGCAATGTACCGTTAAAAGAGGTGACGGTGAGCTATAAAAAAGCCGGAACAGAAGATGGATACCAGATTGTAAACCATGAGCTGAGCCAGGATTCGGACATGGAAATAGTCTCTGTAAAAGCAGCACTGGCAGGACTGGATCCGGAGACGGATTATCAGGTGAAGATGCAGATATCATATGAGGAAAACGGTGGGGGAGGAATAAAAACCCATGAACAATTAGTACGTTTCAGGACTGCCGCCTTAAACGGTCCCCTGGGTGAAATAAGCGGTACTGTGACGGACAACAGCGGTATGGCGGATACATTGATTTATGTAACGCTGGAGCGGGGCAATACGGTCCAGGCCGGGGCAGGTCCCCTTCAGTCACCGGGACAATTCAAATTTGAGGGACTGCCTGACGGATTCTACAATCTGGTAGCTAATAACGGATACTACCGCGTTACGCAGATTGTGGAGATAAAAAGCGGGAACAGTGTGGCCGGTATACAGATGAGCATAGGAAAGACACAAAGCATAATTGAGATTGCCACTGAGGATACTCCGGAAGTTGTGGCCGGCGGATTAAATGAGTTGTTTCACAGTGAATTGTATACACAATCTGACGCAGATGTAGTCAGGGACGGCGGTACTGTGGAGTTCAAGCTCCGGGTTGAGAATAAACCTAGAAATGAAGTGGCCCAGGATGCAGAACGCATTGCCCAGGAGATGGCTCCCGGCGGGCAGGTGGGCATGTATCTGGATTTGCAGGTGTTAAAGACCGTAAAAAATGCCGCCGGAGTGACGGCAGGGGATCATGAGACGCCTGTACCGGACCTGAAAGGCAAAAAACTCACGATTGTGATTCCGCTCCCTGAGGAGATAAGAAACAGGGCGCCCTACTTTGTATATAAGGTCCATGGGGGAACAGTATCTGCTGTGGACAATACGTATCAGGAGGAACATCATACACTGACCATAAGGGCGGATGAATTTTCAACCTACGCAATCGCTTATACCCAGGAAACAGAGGAAACAGCAGGAGCGGTACAGGCTGAACATGACTCAGGTACTGTCAGGGAAGGAAGATGGATGCAGAATGACACTGGATGGTGGTACGCCTACAGCAACGGCACATGGCCAAGCGCCCGCTGGGCATATCTGTATTACAATGGCCGTTACGACTGGTACTATTTCGATCCTAAGGGTTATATGAAGGACGGATGGATTGAGATTGGCGGAAAATGGTATTATCTGCACAAGCTGTATGACGGCAGGCGGGGATATATGTACACGGGTCTGCGGCAGATTGACGGGAAAATCTATTTCTTCGGCAGCGACGGTGTTATGTTCTCCGGCGGATGGAAGAATGTGAACGGACACTGGTGGTATTTTAACGCTGACGGTTCCATGGCAGTGAATGCCGTGGTTGGCGGCTGCAAGGTAAATCAGGACGGTATTATTATAAATTAA